From Armatimonadota bacterium, one genomic window encodes:
- the add gene encoding adenosine deaminase has protein sequence MSGTPPREAADGPGAAGVPAALRALPKVELHLHLETSLRLRRLAERSPDAGDRLGAPHLVADPAAFTGYDRLRRLRYAGRAGRIPDALYTPANLRQITAELLAECAAQGVRHVEVRVGGRRAFAALGVRGVLEAMAEAAQAARPALGISAGLIVTLVRERGPAEAERVVREAVACRDCGVVGVDLAGDEANFPPAMFRAAIDRAREAGLGVTVHAGEFTGPASIWTALYHLGAQRIGHGLRAVEDPELLAYLREHRITLEVCPTSNVRLGLVPSLERHPLRTFLEAGVPVTVSSDDPLLLHTDLTRELWAVQRTCGLTLDDLGGLMATAARAAFLPPAARAALLRAWPRGVEVV, from the coding sequence GAGCTCCACCTCCACCTGGAGACCTCGCTGCGCTTGCGCCGGCTGGCTGAGCGCTCGCCCGACGCCGGCGACCGCCTCGGGGCCCCGCACCTCGTGGCCGACCCGGCCGCCTTCACCGGCTACGACCGGCTGCGCCGCCTGCGCTATGCCGGCCGCGCCGGCCGCATCCCCGACGCCCTCTACACCCCGGCCAACCTGCGGCAGATCACCGCCGAGCTGCTGGCGGAGTGCGCGGCCCAGGGGGTGCGCCACGTGGAGGTGCGGGTGGGCGGCCGGCGGGCCTTCGCCGCGCTGGGGGTGCGCGGGGTGCTGGAGGCCATGGCCGAGGCGGCGCAGGCCGCGCGGCCGGCGCTGGGGATCAGCGCGGGGCTGATCGTGACCCTCGTGCGCGAGCGCGGACCGGCAGAGGCCGAGCGGGTCGTGCGGGAGGCGGTGGCCTGCCGCGACTGCGGGGTGGTGGGGGTCGACCTGGCCGGGGACGAGGCCAACTTCCCGCCGGCGATGTTCCGGGCGGCTATCGACCGGGCGCGCGAGGCCGGGCTCGGCGTCACCGTGCACGCCGGGGAGTTCACCGGCCCGGCCAGCATCTGGACCGCCCTCTACCACCTGGGGGCGCAGCGCATCGGCCACGGCCTGCGGGCGGTCGAGGACCCCGAGCTCCTGGCCTACCTGCGGGAGCACCGCATCACCCTGGAGGTGTGCCCGACGAGCAACGTCCGGCTGGGGCTCGTCCCCTCGCTGGAGCGCCACCCCCTGCGCACCTTCCTGGAGGCCGGGGTCCCGGTGACGGTGAGCAGCGACGACCCGCTGCTGCTGCACACCGACCTGACCCGGGAGCTGTGGGCGGTGCAGCGGACCTGCGGGCTCACCCTCGACGACCTGGGCGGCCTGATGGCCACAGCCGCCCGGGCGGCCTTCCTGCCGCCGGCTGCCCGGGCGGCGCTCCTGCGTGCGTGGCCGCGGGGGGTCGAGGTCGTTTGA
- the sufC gene encoding Fe-S cluster assembly ATPase SufC yields MPDLEIRDLHVQVEDRVILKGVTLTVNRGEIHALMGPNGSGKSTLANVLMGNPFYQVVRGDVFYKGEDLLAMAPDERARKGLFIAFQYPVAIPGVTMASFLRTAVSARRGYEQELMPVGEFQKLLRQKIAELRIDPSIAGRYINEGFSGGEKKRAEILQMALLEPEIAIMDETDSGLDIDSVKVVADGVNRMYEQLGLGLVVITHYSRILHYIRPHHVHVMFDGRLVVSGGPELAEELEQKGYEGIKSQVEVVAAEVQESGAVRRAGKVFWVVH; encoded by the coding sequence ATGCCCGACCTGGAGATTCGCGACCTGCACGTCCAGGTGGAGGACCGGGTGATCCTCAAGGGAGTCACCCTCACCGTCAACCGGGGCGAGATCCACGCGCTCATGGGCCCCAACGGCTCGGGGAAGTCCACCCTGGCCAACGTCCTCATGGGCAACCCCTTCTACCAGGTGGTGCGCGGGGACGTCTTCTACAAGGGGGAGGACCTCCTGGCCATGGCCCCGGACGAGCGGGCCCGGAAGGGCCTCTTCATCGCCTTCCAGTACCCCGTGGCCATCCCCGGCGTGACCATGGCCTCCTTCCTGCGCACGGCCGTGAGCGCCCGCCGAGGCTACGAGCAGGAGCTCATGCCGGTGGGGGAGTTCCAAAAGCTCCTCCGCCAGAAGATCGCCGAGCTGCGCATCGACCCCAGCATCGCCGGCCGCTACATCAACGAGGGCTTCAGCGGCGGGGAGAAGAAGCGGGCGGAGATCCTGCAGATGGCCCTGCTCGAGCCGGAGATCGCCATCATGGACGAGACCGACTCCGGCCTGGACATCGACTCGGTGAAGGTGGTGGCGGACGGCGTCAACCGCATGTACGAGCAGCTGGGGCTGGGGCTGGTCGTCATCACCCACTACTCCCGCATCCTCCACTACATCCGTCCCCACCACGTCCACGTGATGTTCGACGGGCGGCTGGTGGTCTCGGGCGGCCCGGAGCTGGCGGAGGAGCTGGAGCAGAAGGGCTACGAGGGCATCAAGTCCCAGGTGGAGGTGGTGGCGGCGGAGGTCCAGGAGTCGGGCGCCGTCCGCCGCGCGGGCAAAGTCTTCTGGGTGGTACACTGA